CGGCCGCCGGGTCCGACGCGGACGCCGGAGCCGAGCTGGTGGACGTGGCGCGGAACGACGGTGTGGCCGGCCTGAAGGACACGTGCCGGCGGGTCAAGGCCGCCGCCGCGCCCGACGAGCTGGCCCGCCACCGCGCCATCCACGCCTCGCGCTCGTTGCGTCATTGGAACGACCCCGACGGCGCGGGGCGCCTCGACGGGCGCTTCACCCCCGAGGTGCTGGCCGAGCTGTTGGTCGCGCTCGAGCCCTTCGAGGCCGAGGCGTTCCGTGAGGCCCGGGCCGAGGGCCGGCGGGAGGGCTTCGACACCTACCGGGCGGATGACGGACCCGGGCGCGGCGGGGCAGGGCCGCGCAACACGGTGCACGTGGTGATCGACCACGCCGCGCTCGTGCGAGGAACGGCAGAACCGGGTGAGCGTTGCGAGGTGGCGTGCGTGCGCCCGGTGCCGGTGAAGGTCGTGCGCTCGATGCTGGACGACGCCTCCGTGACCGCCGTCGTGAGCGACGGGGTGGATGTCTCCACGGTGGCGCACTTGGGGCGGCGGCCCACCGCCCACCAGCGCAGCGCGCTGGAGGTGCGCGACCCCAAGTGTGTGGTGCCGGGCTGTCACGTGCGGGTGGGGCTCGAGATCGACCACGTCGAGCCCTGGAGCGCGACGCGCGTCACCAAGCTACCGGCTGGAGGGCGGCCCCGGGCACTGGCGCTGGCTCAAGCCCGACGGCAGCGACGTCGACCCGCGACCACCGCCGCGACCGGGGCGGGCACTGCGACCACCCGACGACACGGGCACGGTCGCGGAACGACAGGCGCGCATCTGTGACGCCGCGATCGCGCGCATCGAGAGGCTCGTCGGGTGATGCACACGACGTGCGGGCCGACGTTGATCGATCGCGAGAACCGAGTCGAGGGTTCCGGTAGCTTCGGACTTCCCATGTCAGACGCCCGAGGGTCGCCGCCGACGTTGTACGAGTGGGCCAGTGGGAGGGACGCGTTCCGGCGCTTGATCGACGCGTTCTACGACCGCGTCGAGGCCGACGAGCTGCTCTCGGCGTTGTTTCCGGGAGGGGTGGGGGAGGAGCACCGCAGCAACGTCACGGCGTGGTGGTGCGAGGTCTTCGGCGGGCCGCCCACCTACACCGAGGAGCTGGGCGGCTACGAGCGGATGCTCGGCAGGCACCGCGGGCTGCGCATCACCGGCGAGCAGCGGTTCCGCTTCGCCTCGCTGATGAGCCTGGCCGCCGATGACGCGGGGTTGCCGGACGACCCCGAGTTTCGGTCCGCGTTCGTCGCCTACGTCGAGTGGGGCACACGGCTCGCCCTGCACAACTCCGGGCCGGATGCCGACGTGGTCGAACATGCGCCCGTGCCGCGGTGGGGATGGGGTGTGGCTCCGCCTTACCGCGCGTAGGGCCCGAGGCGTGGGCGCGCAACGGCTACAGCTCGCGCAACAACTCCGTCGGTCGCATCCGGTTCAGCATGCCGGTGGCGGCGAGCGCGGCCGCCAGCGCCGCCGCCGGCGGCAGGACGACCAGCCGCGCGACTCGCGCGGTCGTGACGGTCGCGAACGTCACGTGCGGGTCGAGGAAGAAGAGCGGCCGCAGGACGTGCACGAGCAGGTGGGCCATGACGGTGCCGACGAGCACGCCCGTCGCCAGCCCGCAGAGCGCGACGAGCGCCGCCTCTCCGAGCACGAGCGCCCGCAGCTGCCGGGCTTCCATGCCCTGCGCGAGCAGGGTGACGTACTCCCGGCGGCGCTGCAGCATCAGCCCGAACACGAACGTCGTCATGCACGCCGCGCTCATGAGCAGCGTGTAGAGCGAATCGAGGTCGACCAGGCCGTGCACGTTGAGGGCCGTCAGGCTCGACTGGTCCTTGTCCAGCGCAGTCGCGGTGGACTCGACGGTGATGGGGTCGCCCTTGCCCGGGCCCGACTGCAGCGCCGCGACCGCCCGCGCCAGGCCCGCGTGGCTGTGATCCGCGGT
This genomic window from Actinomycetota bacterium contains:
- a CDS encoding oxidoreductase; translated protein: MSDARGSPPTLYEWASGRDAFRRLIDAFYDRVEADELLSALFPGGVGEEHRSNVTAWWCEVFGGPPTYTEELGGYERMLGRHRGLRITGEQRFRFASLMSLAADDAGLPDDPEFRSAFVAYVEWGTRLALHNSGPDADVVEHAPVPRWGWGVAPPYRA